One genomic region from Drosophila busckii strain San Diego stock center, stock number 13000-0081.31 chromosome 3R, ASM1175060v1, whole genome shotgun sequence encodes:
- the LOC108603669 gene encoding uncharacterized protein LOC108603669 has product MTGSVHDPKWSLERRESSGHLVWRKESPSSKVRFRFDVEVLEFEKHPNEELEVKDDHFSLTNLPTTVAFCATCVAVVAASVFLPWYLMEKVGSL; this is encoded by the exons ATGACTGGCTCAg TACACGATCCCAAATGGAGCTTGGAAAGGCGCGAATCGTCAGGACATTTGGTCTGGCGCAAAGAGTCGCCATCATCAAAGGTGCGGTTCCGTTTTGACGTCGAGGTGCTCGAATTCGAGAAGCATCCGAATGAGGAGCTGGAAGTCAAGGATGATCATTTCTCCCTCACAAATCTGCCCACAACTGTTGCCTTCTGTGCCACATGCGTGGCCGTTGTGGCTGCCTCAGTTTTCCTGCCCTGGTACCTGATGGAAAAGGTTGGCTCGCTGTGA
- the LOC108603667 gene encoding leucine-rich melanocyte differentiation-associated protein isoform X2, which yields MISPNPYSISGYISNSSCTSEDAYTDIVLEQDNRISLAYENLNTIPRRLADKFAAQTKFLDLSYNNFKNLKFLSFFDELHTLILDRNSNLDVNTFPYLPSLKILWINNCDISNITDWIHRIKSECPALEQLSCMGNPGMQTVFQCSKSALEYILDVLPNLKYLDGVSRPGLTERNHYKDNERRTTSASTSSTTGLGNDSTSTSEKLSRQHRIVCPHSNPTHSFKDFFRIKTNKKQNQNSTVSRKLYANGNGSSTN from the exons ATGATCTCACCTAATCCATATTCCATTAGCGGCTATATATCGAACAGCAGCTGCACCAGTGAAGATGCTTATACGGACATTGTACTCGAACAGGACAACCGCATATCACTGGCCTATGAGAATCTCAACACTATACCCCGACGACTGGCAGACAAGTTTGccgcacaaacaaaatttctGGATCTCAGCTACAACAACTTCAAGAATCTTAagtttttgtcattttttgATGAGCTACACACGCTCATATTGGATCGCAATAGCAATTTAGATGTGAATACATTTCCCTATCTGCCTAGTTTGAAGATACTGTG GATTAATAACTGCGATATCAGCAATATAACCGACTGGATACATCGCATCAAAAGTGAGTGCCCAGCCTTGGAGCAGCTCTCCTGTATGGGTAATCCTGGCATGCAAACGGTGTTCCAGTGCTCCAAGAGCGCCCTCGAATATATACTTGATGTGCTGCCgaatcttaaatatttagatgGCGTTTCCCGCCCAGGACTCACTGAGAGAAATCATTATAAAGACAACGAAAGGCGCACAACGTCCGCTTCAACTTCATCCACGACTGGACTGGGTAATGATTCAACAAGCACTTCGGAAAAGCTAAGCCGCCAACACAGAATCGTCTGCCCACATTCTAATCCTACGCACAGTTTTAAGGACTTTTTTCGTATAAAAACCAACAagaaacaaaaccaaaattcAACTGTTAGTCGTAAGCTCTACGCCAATGGTAATGGCTCATCCACAAACTAA
- the LOC108602633 gene encoding retinol dehydrogenase 12-like gives MCSIRDGQYTKQTDETGKVVIVTGSNTGIGKETARELARRGATVYMACRDEQRAEQARQEIIKDTKNENVRFLELDLASLDSVRKCVAVFKLQQDRLHILINNAGLGLGPRRLTKDGFEMQLGVNHMGPFLLTMLLVDLLKKSAPSRVVNVSSRVHAYGKLKVDDLNSEKSYNETGAYNQSKLANILFTRELAKRLEGTGVTVNALHPGVVDTELYRNLKCIQNDFGQHVVRPLMTPFVKTPKSGAQTTLYAALDPDLVNVTGLYFSDCKPKKVSAAAADEETAKFLWTESLKWTGAPSSA, from the exons ATGTGTTCGATTAG GGATGGTCAGTATACCAAACAAACGGATGAAACGGGCAAGGTGGTGATTGTAACTGGCTCCAATACTGGCATAGGGAAGGAGACTGCAAGGGAACTGGCACGTCGTGGTGCAACTGTTTATATGGCATGTAGAGATGAACAAAGAGCTGAACAGGCGCGCCAAGAAATTATCAAAGATACAAAAAATGAGAATGTGAGATTTCTTGAATTGGACTTGGCATCACTGGACTCAGTGCGAAAATGCGTTGCCGT ttttaaactGCAACAGGATAGGCTACATATCTTGATTAACAACGCAGGACTTGGGCTGGGCCCACGCAGACTGACCAAAGATGGATTTGAGATGCAATTGGGTGTCAACCACATGGGCCCCTTCTTGCTTACAATGCTCTTAGTTGACTTGCTAAAG AAATCGGCGCCCAGTCGCGTAGTTAATGTTTCAAGCAGGGTTCATGCATATGGCAAGCTCAAGGTGGATGATTTAAACAGTGAGAAATCGTATAATGAAACAGGTGCTTACAATCAGAGCAAATtggcaaatatattatttacacGCGAGCTGGCTAAGCGTTTGGAAGGCACAGGCGTTACCGTTAATGCATTACATCCTGGTGTAGTGGATACGGAACTTTATAGAAACTTGAAGTGCATTCAAAATGATTTTGGACA aCATGTGGTCAGGCCATTAATGACGCCATTCGTCAAGACACCCAAGAGTGGTGCACAAACTACTTTGTACGCAGCTCTGGATCCTGATTTGGTTAATGTAACTGGCTTGTATTTCAGTGATTGCAAACCAAAGAAAGTctctgcagcagccgcagatGAGGAAACAGCTAAGTTTTTGTGGACGGAGAGTTTAAAATGGACGGGAGCTCCAAGTTCAGCTTAA
- the LOC108603667 gene encoding uncharacterized protein LOC108603667 isoform X1, with product MSEASTSERSNSEDLTSNNCRLQEVLKSCAKIQSLESLPLENDYNDVYLATDKMISPNPYSISGYISNSSCTSEDAYTDIVLEQDNRISLAYENLNTIPRRLADKFAAQTKFLDLSYNNFKNLKFLSFFDELHTLILDRNSNLDVNTFPYLPSLKILWINNCDISNITDWIHRIKSECPALEQLSCMGNPGMQTVFQCSKSALEYILDVLPNLKYLDGVSRPGLTERNHYKDNERRTTSASTSSTTGLGNDSTSTSEKLSRQHRIVCPHSNPTHSFKDFFRIKTNKKQNQNSTVSRKLYANGNGSSTN from the exons ATGTCTGAAGCATCAACATCTGAACGTTCAAACTCTGAAGATCTAACTAG CAACAACTGTCGCCTGCAGGAAGTGCTCAAGAGCTGTGCCAAAATTCAGTCACTGGAGAGTTTGCCATTGGAGAACGATTACAACGACGTGTATCTGGCTACGGATAAAATGATCTCACCTAATCCATATTCCATTAGCGGCTATATATCGAACAGCAGCTGCACCAGTGAAGATGCTTATACGGACATTGTACTCGAACAGGACAACCGCATATCACTGGCCTATGAGAATCTCAACACTATACCCCGACGACTGGCAGACAAGTTTGccgcacaaacaaaatttctGGATCTCAGCTACAACAACTTCAAGAATCTTAagtttttgtcattttttgATGAGCTACACACGCTCATATTGGATCGCAATAGCAATTTAGATGTGAATACATTTCCCTATCTGCCTAGTTTGAAGATACTGTG GATTAATAACTGCGATATCAGCAATATAACCGACTGGATACATCGCATCAAAAGTGAGTGCCCAGCCTTGGAGCAGCTCTCCTGTATGGGTAATCCTGGCATGCAAACGGTGTTCCAGTGCTCCAAGAGCGCCCTCGAATATATACTTGATGTGCTGCCgaatcttaaatatttagatgGCGTTTCCCGCCCAGGACTCACTGAGAGAAATCATTATAAAGACAACGAAAGGCGCACAACGTCCGCTTCAACTTCATCCACGACTGGACTGGGTAATGATTCAACAAGCACTTCGGAAAAGCTAAGCCGCCAACACAGAATCGTCTGCCCACATTCTAATCCTACGCACAGTTTTAAGGACTTTTTTCGTATAAAAACCAACAagaaacaaaaccaaaattcAACTGTTAGTCGTAAGCTCTACGCCAATGGTAATGGCTCATCCACAAACTAA
- the LOC108603666 gene encoding adenosylhomocysteinase-like 2 isoform X1 translates to MSKMPETTFADLSLADKTSVKKPNLEARRFSDVSTCSFSSACFTGSSDEDDFSPKDNKQQNSSGSSDFCIKSIGKAAFGRREIEIAEQEMPGIMALRKRAADDKPLLNAKIVGCTHVNAQTAVLIETLTLLGASVRWAACNIFSTQNAVAAALAEAGVPIYAWRGETEEDFWWCLDKCVHKEGWQANLILDDGGDATHLILKKYPEYFKSIKGIVEESLTGVHRLYQMSKAGKLTVPAMNVNDSVTKNKFDTYFTCRDSILDSLKRTTDIMFGGKQIAVCGYGDVGKGCAEALRGQGCIVYITEIDPICALQAAMNGFRVVRLSEVIRSVDVVVTATGNKNVVTRDHMNRMKNGCIVCNMGHSTSEIDVSSLHTPELSWQRVRSQVDHIIWPDGKMIILLAEGRLVNLACSTISSFVVSVASATQALALIELYSAPGRYKSDVYLLPKKMDEYVASLHLSTFDAHLTELTDAQAKFLGLNKAGPFKANYYRY, encoded by the exons ATGAGTAAAATGCCTGAGACAACGTTTGCCGACCTGAGTCTGGCCGATAag ACTTCTGTGAAAAAACCGAATCTTGAAGCGCGTCGATTCAGCGACGTCTCCACCTGTTCCTTTAGCTCTG CCTGCTTCACTGGCAGCTCCGACGAGGATGACTTTTCTCCGAaggacaacaagcagcaaaactcCAGTGGCAGCTCGGACTTTTGCATCAAGAGCATTGGCAAGGCCGCCTTTGGCAGGCGAGAGATTGAGATCGCCGAACAGGAGATGCCCGGCATCATGGCTTTGCGTAAGCGAGCCGCAGATGATAAACCTCTGCTCAATGCCAAAATCGTGGGCTGCACGCATGTCAATGCCCAGACGGCTGTGCTCATTGAGACGCTAACACTGCTTGGAGCTTCGGTACGCTGGGCGGCCTGCAATATATTCTCCACACAGAATGCAGTGGCGGCTGCTTTGGCTGAAGCTGGTGTGCCCATTTACGCTTGGCGCGGTGAAACGGAGGAGGACTTTTGGTGGTGTCTGGACAAGTGTGTGCATAAGGAAGGCTGGCAGGCGAATCTGATATTGGACGATGGCGGCGATGCTACGCATTTGATACTTAAAAAATATCCGGAATACTTCAAGTCCATTAAGGGCATTGTGGAGGAGAGCTTAACGGGTGTGCACAGGCTCTATCAGATGTCCAAAGCTGGCAAACTGACTGTGCCGGCCATGAATGTCAACGATTCGGTGACCAAAAACAAGTTTGATACCTACTTCACCTGCCGCGATTCCATATTGGACAG TTTAAAGCGCACCACAGACATTATGTTCGGCGGCAAGCAGATTGCCGTTTGCGGCTATGGAGATGTGGGCAAAGGCTGTGCGGAAGCCCTGCGTGGTCAGGGCTGCATTGTTTATATCACGGAGATTGATCCCATTTGCGCTTTGCAGGCGGCAATGAATGGTTTTCGTGTTGTGCGTCTCTCGGAAGTCATACGCAGTGTTGACGTTGTGGTTACTGCCACTGGCAACAAGAACGTTGTTACTCGAGATCATATGAACCGCATGAAAAACGGATGCATTGTATGCAACATGGGACACTCTACATCGGAAATAGATGTGAGCAGCTTGCATACGCCGGAGCTGAGCTGGCAACGGGTGCGCTCTCAGGTGGATCATATTATTTGGCCAGACGGCAAGATGATAATACTGCTGGCCGAGGGGCGCTTGGTTAATCTCGCGTGCTCAACCATTTCATCGTTTGTGGTATCCGTTGCCTCGGCCACACAAGCATTGGCTCTCATTGAACTCTACTCGGCGCCGGGACGCTACAAGTCGGATGTTTACCTGCTGCCCAAGAAAATGGATGAGTATGTGGCTAGTCTGCATTTGTCCACTTTTGATGCACATCTTACTGAGCTAACCGATGCGCAGGCAAAGTTCCTGGGCTTGAACAAGGCTGGACCTTTCAAGGCAAACTATTACAG ATATTGA
- the LOC108602635 gene encoding uncharacterized protein LOC108602635 isoform X2, which produces MDLLTVVEALRARHSNCSDAISVDKHIRQTLCHLTNLGVIVGTANSEYAIHRRFRTIRDNFYGKVRNRPRINTPGAPKRSKFNWKKNLKPPRKPNKHRSKPRRPKPKRERYKL; this is translated from the exons atggaTCTGCTGACTGTAGTCGAGGCACTGCGAGCTCGTCATTCAAACTGTTCCGATGCAATCTCTGTGGATAAACACATTCGACAAACTCTATGTCATCTCACCAATCTGGGTGTAATAGTTGGCACTGCAAACTCTGAGTACGCAATACATCGGAGATTTAGAACTATTCGCGACAACTTCTATGGAAAGGTGCGGAATAGACCAAGGATAAACACACCAGGAGCACCAAAACGCTCAAAGTTCAATTGGAAAAAG AATTTAAAGCCTCCACGTAAGCCCAACAAGCACCGCTCTAAGCCCAGAAggccaaaaccaaaaagggaacgctataaattataa
- the LOC108602662 gene encoding V-type proton ATPase subunit e, with protein sequence MNKYVSLGVFTGFWVIFGIVGFFVAKRFKEVTIIRCCVLLSAVCCWLLWLVTFLMQLNPLIGPRAKQVVIYGIMTYWKNSYIHDKNDP encoded by the coding sequence ATGAATAAATACGTTTCCCTCGGTGTATTCACTGGCTTTTGGGTCATATTCGGCATTGTTGGCTTCTTTGTGGCCAAACGCTTCAAGGAGGTTACTATAATAAGATGCTGTGTCCTACTCTCCGCCGTCTGCTGCTGGCTCCTCTGGCTCGTTACGTTCCTGATGCAGCTGAATCCACTAATAGGTCCACGTGCTAAGCAAGTTGTCATTTACGGCATAATGACCTATTGGAAAAACTCCTACATTCACGACAAAAACGATCCATGA
- the LOC108602635 gene encoding uncharacterized protein LOC108602635 isoform X1, with product MDLLTVVEALRARHSNCSDAISVDKHIRQTLCHLTNLGVIVGTANSEYAIHRRFRTIRDNFYGKVRNRPRINTPGAPKRSKFNWKKPQNLKPPRKPNKHRSKPRRPKPKRERYKL from the exons atggaTCTGCTGACTGTAGTCGAGGCACTGCGAGCTCGTCATTCAAACTGTTCCGATGCAATCTCTGTGGATAAACACATTCGACAAACTCTATGTCATCTCACCAATCTGGGTGTAATAGTTGGCACTGCAAACTCTGAGTACGCAATACATCGGAGATTTAGAACTATTCGCGACAACTTCTATGGAAAGGTGCGGAATAGACCAAGGATAAACACACCAGGAGCACCAAAACGCTCAAAGTTCAATTGGAAAAAG CCTCAGAATTTAAAGCCTCCACGTAAGCCCAACAAGCACCGCTCTAAGCCCAGAAggccaaaaccaaaaagggaacgctataaattataa
- the LOC108603668 gene encoding ER membrane protein complex subunit 2 translates to MSLNYEEMSWSDVRDQFRKWREESERHSDDVVQLWIAVLEDKVHKTGNERHLILEQVIVAALDTARLDIATKCIKELSVEFPGSLRVMKFKAMRLEAMEQYDAANELLDNIIEKDQTNAAPRKRKIAILKARGRRMDAIKELNSYLKKFMSDQEAWQELCNLYMGQGDYGKAAFCMEEVLLHNPHSHLVHQRLADIRYTMGGIDNVEIARTYYSQAIKLNPHNLRALYGLYLCCSNLANSRAVSSKRKESQKLAQWALDQATAETSSRSTIKNNDKWISSLDSAFGNLDIKSN, encoded by the exons atgtctTTAAATTACGAGGAAATGAGCTGGTCAG aTGTGCGGGATCAGTTCCGGAAATGGCGTGAGGAATCTGAACGCCACAGCGATGATGTTGTGCAGCTTTGGATTGCTGTGCTGGAGGACAAAGTCCATAAGACTGGCAATGAGCGACACCTGATATTAGAGCAGGTTATAGTTGCTGCTTTGGATACGGCGCGCCTAGATATAGCCACAAAGTGCATTAAAGAGCTGAGCGTAGAATTTCCCGGCAGCTTGCGTGTGATGAAATTTAAGGCCATGCGTTTAGAAGCTATGGAACAGTATGATGCCGCCAATGAGCTGCTTgataatataattgaaaagGATCAAACAAATGCGGCGccaagaaaaagaaaaattgcaattCTAAAGGCGCGTGGAAGGCGTATGGATGCCATAAAGGAGTTGAATTCGTATTTGAAAAA ATTTATGTCGGATCAGGAAGCTTGGCAAGAGCTGTGCAACTTGTACATGGGTCAGGGTGATTACGGCAAGGCGGCATTTTGCATGGAAGAAGTCTTGTTGCACAATCCACACAGTCATTTAGTTCATCAACGACTAGCGGACATACGCTATACCATG ggTGGCATCGATAACGTTGAAATAGCACGCACATACTACTCGCAGGCCATCAAGTTAAACCCACATAATTTGCGTGCGCTTTATGGTTTGtatttatgctgcagcaatttggcCAATTCAAGAGCCGTCAGCTCCAAGCGTAAGGAGTCACAAAAACTGGCACAGTGGGCACTCGATCAGGCTACTGCAGAAACATCTAGTCGTTCTACAATCAAGAACAATGATAAATGGATTTCATCTTTGGACTCCGCCTTTGGCAATTTGgacatcaaatcaaattga
- the LOC108603666 gene encoding adenosylhomocysteinase-like 2 isoform X2 — MSKMPETTFADLSLADKTSVKKPNLEARRFSDVSTCSFSSACFTGSSDEDDFSPKDNKQQNSSGSSDFCIKSIGKAAFGRREIEIAEQEMPGIMALRKRAADDKPLLNAKIVGCTHVNAQTAVLIETLTLLGASVRWAACNIFSTQNAVAAALAEAGVPIYAWRGETEEDFWWCLDKCVHKEGWQANLILDDGGDATHLILKKYPEYFKSIKGIVEESLTGVHRLYQMSKAGKLTVPAMNVNDSVTKNKFDTYFTCRDSILDSLKRTTDIMFGGKQIAVCGYGDVGKGCAEALRGQGCIVYITEIDPICALQAAMNGFRVVRLSEVIRSVDVVVTATGNKNVVTRDHMNRMKNGCIVCNMGHSTSEIDVSSLHTPELSWQRVRSQVDHIIWPDGKMIILLAEGRLVNLACSTISSFVVSVASATQALALIELYSAPGRYKSDVYLLPKKMDEYVASLHLSTFDAHLTELTDAQAKFLGLNKAGPFKANYYR, encoded by the exons ATGAGTAAAATGCCTGAGACAACGTTTGCCGACCTGAGTCTGGCCGATAag ACTTCTGTGAAAAAACCGAATCTTGAAGCGCGTCGATTCAGCGACGTCTCCACCTGTTCCTTTAGCTCTG CCTGCTTCACTGGCAGCTCCGACGAGGATGACTTTTCTCCGAaggacaacaagcagcaaaactcCAGTGGCAGCTCGGACTTTTGCATCAAGAGCATTGGCAAGGCCGCCTTTGGCAGGCGAGAGATTGAGATCGCCGAACAGGAGATGCCCGGCATCATGGCTTTGCGTAAGCGAGCCGCAGATGATAAACCTCTGCTCAATGCCAAAATCGTGGGCTGCACGCATGTCAATGCCCAGACGGCTGTGCTCATTGAGACGCTAACACTGCTTGGAGCTTCGGTACGCTGGGCGGCCTGCAATATATTCTCCACACAGAATGCAGTGGCGGCTGCTTTGGCTGAAGCTGGTGTGCCCATTTACGCTTGGCGCGGTGAAACGGAGGAGGACTTTTGGTGGTGTCTGGACAAGTGTGTGCATAAGGAAGGCTGGCAGGCGAATCTGATATTGGACGATGGCGGCGATGCTACGCATTTGATACTTAAAAAATATCCGGAATACTTCAAGTCCATTAAGGGCATTGTGGAGGAGAGCTTAACGGGTGTGCACAGGCTCTATCAGATGTCCAAAGCTGGCAAACTGACTGTGCCGGCCATGAATGTCAACGATTCGGTGACCAAAAACAAGTTTGATACCTACTTCACCTGCCGCGATTCCATATTGGACAG TTTAAAGCGCACCACAGACATTATGTTCGGCGGCAAGCAGATTGCCGTTTGCGGCTATGGAGATGTGGGCAAAGGCTGTGCGGAAGCCCTGCGTGGTCAGGGCTGCATTGTTTATATCACGGAGATTGATCCCATTTGCGCTTTGCAGGCGGCAATGAATGGTTTTCGTGTTGTGCGTCTCTCGGAAGTCATACGCAGTGTTGACGTTGTGGTTACTGCCACTGGCAACAAGAACGTTGTTACTCGAGATCATATGAACCGCATGAAAAACGGATGCATTGTATGCAACATGGGACACTCTACATCGGAAATAGATGTGAGCAGCTTGCATACGCCGGAGCTGAGCTGGCAACGGGTGCGCTCTCAGGTGGATCATATTATTTGGCCAGACGGCAAGATGATAATACTGCTGGCCGAGGGGCGCTTGGTTAATCTCGCGTGCTCAACCATTTCATCGTTTGTGGTATCCGTTGCCTCGGCCACACAAGCATTGGCTCTCATTGAACTCTACTCGGCGCCGGGACGCTACAAGTCGGATGTTTACCTGCTGCCCAAGAAAATGGATGAGTATGTGGCTAGTCTGCATTTGTCCACTTTTGATGCACATCTTACTGAGCTAACCGATGCGCAGGCAAAGTTCCTGGGCTTGAACAAGGCTGGACCTTTCAAGGCAAACTATTACAGGTAA